The DNA region ACAGGACCAAAGTTAGAGAAAGCATCTATCATTGTTCTAATAAAAAAAAGATGCAATTACACTTCCaacaaatagtaaaaaatattggAAAGGGTCATTTCGAGCTTCGAGTTCTTACCACAAGTCGGCGTGGTGTACCATATGATGAAACTTCTCCACAACTCAGTCTTCTTTTTTTCAGATACTCCACAGTGAGACTTCTAAGCTGCAAAGAGGAAAAAaatggaagagaaaaaaaaatgcacCAGTTCTTCAATGGAAGACCCTAAGATATAACTATCCACTGAAATAATCATTTAAATTAGTAATATCTAAAACAAAATATAATGCTTGATTCACATAGCACAAAACTGTGTCCCACTTTACAAGATAAATTATGAGAAACACATTATCCAGATAAGGAAGTTACTTTTTTTTCGGTGTCAAACATACCTGGTTACTTGCTTCAACTACATCATGAGGAGGCATCTCTTCAGTACCAATCTCAAGAACAAATGCTCCAGGACGTTCCAATACCTTGAGGTAAAGCAATAGAATGGGACAAAAAAAACATTACACATGATGAACCTTTGTTAATTTTACACAATAAAAATTCACTAATACAAATTCACGAATAATATTGGAGCAAAAAAGACCAAACAGTGTAAGACTtctaaattaattcaaaggaacATAAAGAGTTCCGACTCAACAGACAAACCAGTCTAGTTGTTTAAACTTTAAAGCTCTGTCTACTAGGAAGAAGGGAAAGGGGAAGGGAGGGTAGGAAAGGAGTGCAAGGTGGAAGGAAGGGGAGAGAAAAGTTCAGTTACTCAAACATGTCTACATGGAAGGAAGAGATTTTTACTAGACAGTTTATGGCATCACACCTTAGGGCCTGCAGATCTTTCAACTAATGGAAATGACCGATCATTCAACAGCTGTTGCTTTAGGTGTTATAACTTACCAACAACTAAGACCATTATAGCCCATTAAGCAACATAATAAGACTAAAATTTGAAAAGGAATGAACCTTCTGCAATTGGGAATTTGGAAGATTTTGAAACAAGAGATCATTTTCCTTGGAAAATCCTAATGGGTGCCCAAGAGCTTCCCGTGTCTTCAACCAAAGTTGAGCACATTGCCGAGCAAGACTGCAACACATTTAGAAACATATGCACTGAAAAATAGCTTAGTAGCAGCTTTATCTTTTAAGATTAATAATTCAAGAAAACTTTAGTGGATAAAAAGATTGTCATTCATCaactcaaatttttaatttaacaaaaatattaagAAGTATGAATGTGATACTCCATAAAAGAAAATCACTTAAATGCCAAGTTATTTTATCCATTTAAGTATTCTATCTTCATGATATTGCATCCAAAAAACCATTGTAATTGGTGTTGTCAAACGCTTCGTAACCTCGATTTAGGGGATTGGGTGGATAGACATTGCTTTTATGCTCTCTTGTCCACATCCTCTTCCCAAAGCCAAATAGAAAACTAACCATACACCATGACCTAAAACCTAGTAGAGACAAAAATCTTCTCAACTTGCTTAGATAAATTgagataaaaaaattaagtacacatatctttagataataGTCATTAGGTACAATCAATTTAATGCAATGAAATAACTTGTGAATCTAGTGGCTCCAAGTCTGCCTCCTCATTACTGAGTTTCTGCATTAAAGAATAGACCTAAAAATGATTGAAGAAGCCTACCATAATCTGAACCCACTTAACTGCCCTAACAACCTTGGCATCAACATTTTTCTCAACAAATTGAAGGCGCATATGCACAAAGGTGTTCAAAATAGAGTATCCATTTGTATTGTAATCACCTGAAGCAAAAACATTAGACTGATTTCTCAGACTGTTGACTCAATGGAGCCTAATTTGCTATGATAGACTGTTGACTGATTTCAAAATAGAGTATCCTCGCCCTTTTTCCAATAAGTAAAATTGTATTGATCCTCAAGACCAAGGGGCCGCAAGACGTTATCGGGAAGAGCACAAGCGACAACAATATGTAAGAGTGAAAATGCgagtttgcttattttgatggaACAATAAACAAATAAAAGTCACATCGAAAGGGAGCATTTTATCTTCTCTAAATATATGCCTCTATCATGACAAAGTTTCTTGAAATCGCAAGAACCTCAGCAAAAAGCGGATTACCAAATCGAAGAATAATCAATAACTAGCACAAAGCAAATAAACAAATAGAAACCATAAAAGTACGCACCTTCGTCGATCTACTTAAGGATCTACGAAGCCGGAGGCCGCCAGAGGACGGATTCGACATTGTGGGCATCTGCGGCTGTAGTTCCTGCATCGCCGTCAAGCCTCCTGGCGAAGAATCCGAAGGGAAGGCGGCGTCGGTCGAGTCCCTCCTGCCATCGGTCGCAGCCTTGGCCGTACGAGGGCCGTCATCATCGATATCGGCGGTTTGCGGGATAGAAACGCAAAGATTAAGCCCGAAGTCTCTCTTCGTTCTACTCCACGAGTTCGCCATGGCTTCGTCCGCTGCAGAGAAGGGGCAAGGCAAAAATACAGTTACAAAACCGGACCAAGGCGACACCCTTCCTTCAGGTCGAGCGGCTTGCGAAACAGGATCCCCGAAATCGCCTCTTTTCTAACCCTTCGCAGCGGATTTCGGCAAGGATCAGACTGCTGCGGATGGACGAACCCTAGGAGAAGGAAAAAGAGGTGGATCGATTCTCTGCTCagaaggggaaggaagaggaggtccaacaACTCAATTTCGGAAGAGGAGCATCAGAAGCCCTTACCCAAGAAAACGAAAGGAAGTGGGGGGAAATAAAAGTGGTCAGAGtctctttgtaaaaataaaagttaactctTGTACTATTACTTCGGAGTAAACACTAAAAAATGTATTCACGACGTTACTACTTTGGTATTTAACAAATTTCCGAAGTAATAACTTATTTCAGTTTAAAGCGAAGCCCGTGTTTTTAAATCTGCGAAGTCTATATTTGTATATACTTCGTCGGTTTTTGCAGCGAAGTTGCTTATACACTTTTACTTCGTATATTTAAATTGACGAAGTAAATTGTGACgaagtaaaaagtcatttttcacaTAGTGAGGTACGGTTTGAAACTGAACTTACACGTTATACATATAATAACGATTTCAAACCActtctatagctatatattcaaGAGCGATTTAAACCACTCTAACACTTAAACAAGAGCGATTTAAACCACTCTAAAACTCTTTAAGTGTTAGAATGGTTTTAAACCACTCTAAACTCTTTAAGTGTTAGAATGGTTTTAAACCGCTCTTACACACCATGGATATAGGAGCGACTTTAAAATGCCTAAATATCATAATTATAGGAGCACTCTTACACACCATGGATATAGGAGCGACTTTAAAATGCCTAAATATCATAATTATAGGAGCACTAATCCTATAGGTAGACTCGCCGACCTCGAGCTCTTAACCGAGTCAATGGGTTAAGTGCCCATTGaccctatttttattttcttttaaagttggaaaagaaattagttgttattGGGATTCGAACCTAGGTCTCCTAAATTAGAACCtaatctcctaaccaactagactatagctatttatatttttatgtgttagttaattatttaataactagtcAATAGTTTCTTTTGTTATATTGTTATTCTTAGTAATTAGGAGAAGATTAAGAGacatatttattcatttatttattaatttataatcgcttagataattttatatgctagttaattattaaataattaattaataattttattttactataTATTTATTCTTAATAAGTCCAACAATGTCGGGTTTAGTATTTTTGATTACGAAATATGAGACTAAGATGATTATGGAAAGGACTTTGGTTCTAGTTGATGCTGAAAAgtggaaaggaaaaaatttagATTAGCTTTACTTGCTATTAGAGCCTATAAAAGCAaaaatttaagagaaaaaaataataaggttaatatattttaaaaagaatggttctatataaataataataatatttaataatattctgatcataaataatctaatattattttttaattttaaaataaataatttttaataaatgtctttataaaatatttataaaaaaatatcaaagttaTATTCTAGTAGTGTGAATTGGAGGATGATAGAATCgaataaagaaagagaaagatttttcaaagtgagatttaggattttggagttgaatagaggaagaagaaaagtttttGACGTGAGATTTAGGTCCAGAGTTGAATAGAAAAAGAGGAAAGATTTTTGACATGAGATTTAGAATTTTGGAGATAGATAAAGGAAGATGAAGGTGTGGAGGTTCCGTACGATGCcgggaatgaaatttatgtatttagggaaaaaatattaaggaaaaaaatttaaggaaaatacatttaaaagaaagaaaattgatatatataaaattaagaattttcttttaacaaaaataaaaataagaaaagaatgaaaatcGATATATATGAAATGAAGATTTTATAAGTTATTTAAAGAATAATTTGTTtgactaataaatatttatattaaataaataaatttaaatttgagatgtacaaaataaaattacattaagtaaattatacactttaattgttatttttttaaaaaaatattgatcaatTTTTACTTTGATAAGAGTGGTTTATAGAATGACTGCTAAAAGTGTACTGTTTGATAACTGTTATTAGAGATTAGATCAATAGAAATAGTTAGTAGCATTTAACATAGAACCGCTGCTAAATGTACCCAATATCTGTAGTTTCAAGATTACTTTTAATAGTTGAATCATTAAGAGTGGTTTCAGTGGCGGTTTATTCAAATTGGTGCTAGAACTATTCAACAAGAGCGGTTGCAAAACCATTCTAAAAAGGTAAGGTATTAGAAATGATTTAGTTCAAACTGTTTCTATTGTTTGATTTTCAAGAGCGGTGTTAAAATCGCTCCTAATAAACCGCTCCTATACAggtatttttttgtagtgtagaaggaaaatgtgtcctagtcatttaggttgagaatgtccccaagaagagctcataaggattgtcatgttaaaccctgcaggtggacttagtccgacatgacaatgaggttgagtggtactactcttggactaagacattagttaaagtgagttgtcaataactcaattaaattaatgggcattcgatatcttaaacacaaggagactaacacactcatgataagaaggaatccataatgtaatttgggattggtgcgatagtgcaataataactctctagtgaaatgagttattattgattaacttgagttgtgtgtttgggacgaacacgggatactcgagcttgtcggaaggtcaaaaccaatttctcctctaggtccctgttgtagcctcattaatgcctcatatccacccatgtaaagcccatcttggtgtccaagagggggccgccccaaggcttggtgaccaagccaagggtcggccactatTCTTcctaagggggccgaccacaattaattttgaggggccgaccaccataatttaaattaggaggggtgttttgaatttttaaaatcttctctttgtagatatctacaagttttaaaagagagattttaaattataaaactttccttatttaaattaggccacatggtttaaaagaaagcttaaaagttttaaaactttcctttttaacgaTCCTCATGGTTGTTGaaaaaaaaggaagggagttttaaatttgaaactttctatttttgtaaccatgttaaaaaaggaaattttagaagagaagttttaaattttaaaacttggttttaattttttaaaactttccttttttaacatccacattaggaaattaaaagagggcttgtaaaattttataagagctttccttctttgcttataaaatttttacaaaactatttttccttcttttaagggctggccacccttgcttggtgcccaaggaaggggtcggccaaatcattcaatcaatgattgaatcaatcaagagaaaaaaaaggaaaaataaaaggggaaaaggaaaaaataagaggaagattttaattttttgtaaaaatcttttcttatttgccttgggcaagtaatataaaagaaggggaggggagacgTCATGagaaatcaattcttattctcttgttgaagctccctcttgtggtcggccctctcctcttctctttccccttgctctcttttactCCGTGGTGATGGTGGTGggcgaatactagaaggaggaagagcttttgggtggtgttcatcttggaggatcgtcgcccacataacgtccaaggtgaggcgaggaatacggcagaagatctcgaggttattagcatacaaagaaaaggtataactagtaattgttttccgcatcatgctagttatttttctttgtatgaattccaaacacaagaggtattagattctagtttttcaaatttgtaattcgagtttgtgttttttttgttttttgaatttgtgattcgattgttcttttttgttaaacttagagttatataaggaaattaaatattagctttccttaaaaggctttgtctaggcggtggtggatgatctcatacccaagaaggactagtgtctcgccatgcagtcctagaagccaattttggaaattaatatttaattgaatttataacataggtggatttggatcaataatgttaagcatcgtttgcgatccaaatctaaaccattaagaatagataagttaaatttggaatcaataatgttaagttctatttgtgattcctaatttattttaaagaacataataggttgtttaggaaaggttcgacacttgtacaaaatttttgtacagcggagtcggtacgattttcctaggaccaaccaacaaaacTTAGGATAGATTTTCCTCTACTATCTATGTGCCTTTATTGTTTAGATTTCTGGATAGACATTTTTTTCATGCGTTCATGCATTCCCGCTGTCGAGGTTATCAATTATTATAGCTTGCAACGTTTAGTTTATTATTCTAGTGCGGTTAATATAGGTCCGTGTGCACAACTCCATAACAACTTAGTTAGAGTTAATGATCTTAGCTATATCACAAGGGTCGTCAATACGGATGTTACATTATCCCCTACTATTATTCGTGATTTTTTAGGATTACGACCTTCCGCATGTTCCTTCTAGTGCTATCCCCCTTGGGatccaccatttggtgatccctactcgcatatcaCGCTCGTTATgatctattcatattttttgggGGGTTAACATGTACCGATTGTGATCCTGTTTCAATCAGTCACCCTTAGAGTTAAGGACTATGCGATGTCACGATGATGCATCCTTTTCATTCATTTCTCCTTTACGCATTATGATATAGATTAGACATAGACATTACTTTGGACATATTTCATACCATCATCTACTCTTCAAGTATTACCACTAGTCGATGGGTTCATATGTCATATTGCCACTTCTTGACCACCTATATAGCCTCATTAGACATTGATGTCACCATGGGTGATATCAGAGCCTTAAATGAGTTTAATATGGTAGATGCTAGGAACTTTTCCTTAGCCGGTGTACATATAGATGATGAGTGTGTCCTATCCTAGAGGAGAGAGGCCCAACACCAGCCTGACCTAGCCACCCAACCTCCACCTAATCCGATAACCCAGCCCCTGCCTGATCCTGTGACCCAAGATCAGCCTACTCCAGCTCTAGGAGAGGAGGCAAAGCTGGATGAGTACATCGCTGATCTTTTTGGGTTACTCGTACTTCCAGTCCCTCATACGTTGGATGACAGAGTTACCAGACTTGAGGGATCCATGACGAGTCTTGGACGGGAGGTCTCCAGCCTTCGAAAGGATGTCTCCAGTCTTCGAGAGGAGCAACTCGTCCTATTGAGTTGTTGGACCTGATACGATCCTTGGGTTTTGACGCATCTTCCTCATCTTGTTAGTAGATCAGCTTCTAGTTTATCTGATTGATACtatttaggtggcgtttggtaGGGTGCAATgtgtcttgtaatgtaatcaggattatatTATAaggctgattattttgtttgatttacttttaaatttataatgtaatgtaatctcgattacaaaaaatagtgaagttttgtaatctgtaTTACAAAACAAATACTATATAATCTGATTACATTACGAGGATATCATTTAACCAAAATTTGAATCTCGAATATACCCCTAATCCATCGTCGGCAGCCCGTCGCTATCGCCCGCCAGCCGCCACTGCCACCGGCCCCAGCCGTCGTTCTTTGGCTGCCACCGCCGTTGCCCACCGGCCGCCACCGTCGCCACCCGTCGGCCGCCACCGCTGCCGCCCGCCGTCCGCCACCGTCGCCGCCTGCCAGCCGCTGCCGCCCGCTGCCGGCCACCACCGCCCGCCAGCCGCCATTGCCCGCCGACCGCCGTCGACCGCCACCGCCCGCCGGCCGCCACCGCCGCCCGTTGACCGCCAACCGCCGCCGTCGTCGCCAGCCACCGCCACCACCCGCCGGCAGCCACCGCCACTTGTTGACTGCCAACCACCGCTGTCGTCGCTAGCCGCCGCCAGTCGTCGTCGACTGTCGCCGACTACCGCAACCGACCGTCACCGGCCGCCGCAATCGACCGCCGCCGGCCACCGCCGACCGTCGTAATCGGCCACCATTCGCCATCGCCGTCGCCCGCCAGTAGCCGGTCGTCGCGCAGCCGACCGCTGCGGTCGGCAGATAGTAGTGCCGCCATTGCTGTCTGCCGACTGCTGCAGCCGCCACTGCTGTCTGCCAACTGTTGCAACCGCCATTGCTGTCTGCCGACCGCTGTCAGCCGCCACTGCTGTTCACCGGCCGCTGTCGCCACCTGCTGGTCGCCCGCCCGTCGTCGTTGACCGCTCATCGCCGACCGCTCGCCGGTCGCCGCGCCGCCGATTGGTCGTCGCGTCGCCGACCGCCTACCGGCCGTCGCACTGCCGACCGCCTACCGGCCGCCGCCGTCATtcataaaaaaattgaataatagtaaaaaaattttaaaaatattttctttgatagAGAGCATGAAATTTGATCATAGaaaagtaaattttttaaaaataactctgtgaagtaattctaaatttaacgatataatttttgttaaaaagttTATAAAACATAATACAGttgtaaaaattttttaaaaatttttctataGATAAGTAATGAAGTcctttttcttagaaaaattaaGAGATGATTAATTTTGGACATAAATTATACGAAACACTTTATTTAAAAACGTTAtacaatttaagttaaaaaataattaaatcagattaaaaataaaatatgcataaagattttaatttaagcatgattttagaATCTAATATAGGTTCCTTTCTACTTGATTAACCAGATACTTTTTAGGAATACAttttcataataattttttaatttcacccttatgatatctaaaatgctAATctagttaataatttttaaaatttaaagtaacaAAACTCAAACATGCagaattctttaaattttctatttattctttcaatttttcatttttaatttttacctaTTCTGCTTAGTAGCATTGAATGTCAATGGGATAGAAACTCTGATGCAGCTATCACTAGGTTGTGTCGGTATTTAGTTAGATTCTCTACAAGAGTATGAATATTGAGGAAAGGAACTAGGCAATCCTTGTAACATCACCTAGtttataatgaaaccgaaatcctagaatcaccTCCCGAACCATTTCTCACATCCTCTCAAACTCAACCCCACTCAAGATCaattctccctctctctctctctctctctctctttctctcaaccttcttctttctctcaaccttctctccctctcttcaatCTCTTTCATTAGTTTGCAAGCACCAAAGCCATCTTTCGACTATCTAGATAATTTACTTTGCAATATctctagtgtttaatcaacagtccttgtgggatcaatattttattacttaacgACAACTATGTACTTGCAGATTCTACACATAATCTTTAACCCACATATACTTGTATTTTATGAATATAATCTATGTTTGttgtaccctatttcattattatgTCATACTACAAGTACCCTtggttggttttgatgtgatcaaccaagtcaagttaggtcatattgCGTTTGATCTTTAtgcctaagtgtgtaggaacttagaaaCACATGAAGTCGAGCTGAAGATGCGATAGACGAGAAGAAtagcatgggaagggagccaacgggcttaGTGTATTTAAGGGGCGAGAAGTTATGGAAGAGTATACTGGTGGATGAAAAAGACACGCACGAcatattcgagggacgagaagccagtgAGGATGTCTACTTGAGGAGAGGGTCGAAGTTGGATTCGGGTAAACTCAATTTCGGATAACTGGAGCATCACCCAACGTGAAGAAAGTCAACTTCAAAGTTGATCTGCCTGGTGGAAGGGGCCTCCAACATGGTTAGAGGTGCCCTCATGCCTCCATCGCAAGAAACAACTGTTAGTTGACTGTTAGAggttggataaagttttatcctcattGGAGGCATCCTGGACTCTCTTGGAGGCATGTCTAACTAACAACAACATATTctaagaggctataaaaagccctATGAAGCTAGGAATTagataacaacttctgtattcaatTCCTATTAACTTTCTGAACTATTAAAGAGTGTAAGATGTAGGCCACTTTCAACCggcaagaggggtgaattgcttgaaaataaaatacaaacatttcTCGATCTTATATCTTAATTAACACAACCActtatacaaaaagaaataagaagcaaattaattaaaaaaaatagaggcatagaaatttacttggtttgcaatcagaggattgttaatccaagaaaagtaAAGCTCACTATGACGATATCCTTTGGGAGGAGTAGTCTTTTACAATGTTGATAGCTCACACAGTagtagtgtaacgacccgcctcctactaactatgctatgaggccgatcgttacattatgctgtgctaactattccatgaccatcattaaatctaagtgcggaagctgtactaattaaaattttgctaaactattatcatttcttggttctacatgtgctaaggggtgtaatctaaactattcatgacatatattacatcccccaatggtcaaggaacttaactaagagattcttgctgatatcaggcctcccaatcgatccacggatcgattggaatggctggatcgatccattgatcgatccaggtggctactatatgtggggcttaggttggatcgatccagtgatcgatccagcacgctactgtactcgggcaatattctggatcgatcggctgatcgatccagactggccaatcgatccagtgatcgatcccagagccttctgttcgcgacagaatttgctggatcgatcggctgatcgatccagaggcctactgttcgcggtacgaacttctcaatcgattggctgatcgattgagaagcctccaatcgatcagccgatcgattggggtttctgatttcgtaccagaagtctgatttcagcactattacgtgcctcaatcacacatacaagttctaaaatgactggaaaacattctaacatcacataactaatgttctaagcatggtagtgtgcataatttactagttcatgtcacttaaacatactaaagtgcgaaacatggtaaaatgctaaaaagttccaatgatttaacaaaacttgctagatccctaagatctttattccaagttccatccacacacatcttcgtagcattgccctccagcctccgctagtccatctttcctttacctttatctgcagtataaggaaaagaaagtatctgtaagctttcgcttagtaagaaatcatctacctcacaaaaacatgcattcgatgcaatatgcctttaaaacatgctatttgaaatatgtactgtttaaactaaacatggcatactgaaatcactgaacatgaacactaaagcatgacatacaaagctaatcataaactatcatgtgtatcaataagaaagaactgagctgaaacatgaactgagctagactgaagctgaattcaaactcaactaatataactaatctttgtgagttttgaaaagctaataacataatagattaaaataataatcatgttgctgtttgggcccggcgactgtacttgctgtgcgcgcatccctaactaaacccggggttgtaaatttcgaatctagtagggtttgctaggttagctgaacctagggacgactatgggagtccaacccaatggatatctaatccagtacagtgccactaagaaagtaaaatactgaacataagctaataactattgtcttgcttctactaggttgtctaaacccagaactaggttatctgaacctagaggcgactgtgggagcctacccattggacatctggtcctgtaaaagctggagcaagactaaatagactatgtaaatgcttctagtgcatttgcccaagctaataaaatgcctaatttgcatttgactgcgctaaacattctatcgagcacttggtgtacgctagtgcacaccttatgtgctgaaatttgcatacgactaaactaatgcataaaatcacacgaatagctacttataccgcaggtgaggggtttcttacctcctgtttggattttcttatgATTTTAATCACTAGATTTCCgatggagacgatcctttcgacgatcctctctcgtctacgcgttcctctcgcggagaggagcgtcctcgtgtcggagtcgtcgccggaaagtactcctatggtcctagggacggaaccctaggtgtgcttgtggttggcgccgagagaagaaggagaagagggaggggcggcgtgaggttagggtgaagaggtgaaaagttacgttaaaaataactcttcacttattaattctctatttatattaagtgggtaatttcgcccaactctaatataaatttaattgcctcccttttctttcagcacggccctgctgggttcacttggttactagagtccactctaagtcgtaggacccaataggtctcgggttcaattcccgtgtaggctattttcgttccctatttatttttgctactcccgctactctaaaaattccataaaaatattctaaaa from Zingiber officinale cultivar Zhangliang chromosome 4B, Zo_v1.1, whole genome shotgun sequence includes:
- the LOC121978240 gene encoding glycine--tRNA ligase, chloroplastic/mitochondrial 2-like yields the protein MCCSLARQCAQLWLKTREALGHPLGFSKENDLLFQNLPNSQLQKVLERPGAFVLEIGTEEMPPHDVVEASNQLRSLTVEYLKKRRLSCGEVSSYGTPRRLVFSHSKSDIGTFDAFTVSCCAKNQYYTQTQYDEVRIEWSEFVYSYLK
- the LOC121978241 gene encoding proline-rich receptor-like protein kinase PERK9, with translation MASSAAEKGQARRYRPPAATATGPSRRSLAATAVAHRPPPSPPVGRHRCRPPSATVAACQPLPPAAGHHRPPAAIARRPPSTATARRPPPPPVDRQPPPSSPATATTRRQPPPLVDCQPPLSSLAAASRRRLSPTTATDRHRPPQSTAAGHRRPSRHCCLPTVATAIAVCRPLSAATAVHRPLSPPAGRPPVVVDRSSPTARRSPRRRLVVASPTAYRPSHCRPPTGRRRHS